A genome region from Deinococcus yavapaiensis KR-236 includes the following:
- the pglX gene encoding BREX-1 system adenine-specific DNA-methyltransferase PglX has translation MNRSAIKKFATWARVALRDGAKARLSQFGITEKGVMSARRIEGGLIIGDRILTLETHEVGQYHDLLAHLARTSYAHVVDEIAYTWFNRIAALRYMELNDLSERVLSSSAGGVEPDLLVNADLLASSGDLEGVTLVNLEAWRGSAPAGQEREFVYRKLLVAQSRALRTALPFLFEGKLYLELFTPANLLHSDGVLRRMITDIPEEDWQDIEIVGWLYQFYISDRKDEVMGQKGKYAVEDIPAATQLFTPHWIVRYMVENSLGRVWLEAHPDSTLREYMPYYLESENEPPPANPDLRPEDLKVMDPACGSGHILVYAFDLLAHIYRERGYSDREIPELILTHNLHGVDIDERAAQLASFAVTMKAAGLNRRVLRRPPNLNVAQVKSTRGLNLPTVPVSGFDKKAWEALVTAFRDADHLGSLIMPPEFYPETLRGQLKALEQSGALLEEGLLENLNDLLKQAELLQQKYDAVVANPPYMGSDRFHPLLYTFIESHYRNALPDLYAAMMLRCISMTIHNGVMSMINQSAWIYLSTFKSLRKDLIGSIYISNLLHLGTRTFPEISGEVVQNVAFCVTPSQQKSTSLFIDLTGGTSSEDKRQIFLSREHRYRKTLQEFTHIDGYVFAYWLSAKMIESMSISRLKDYGSARQGIKTGDNTRFLRYWYEVNNVDIQSTWYYCTKGGPFRRWYGNNEYVLNWKNSGREIRNFKDHEGRLKSRPQNTHLFFKMGFTWSSISSGPFSARYTPEGFTFESTGSMYFPIGADIFRILGYVNSKVAQEVFKVTAPDLHYTEGALQSLPYLTDAGRDTEVSSAIEISKHDWDNFENSWDFQTHPLLRHNTSFLFDAFAAWQQQSEDAFQELKRLEEENNRYWIDAYGLQDELTPDVPDEQITIRHAHRERDAKSLISYAVGCMMGRYSLDMPGLVHAGQPFNPSKHTTFPADKDGILPITSAPFFEDDLAARFTDFLRIAYGPEKLEENLRWIAESLGLKGNENARDRIRRYFVSEFVSDHVQTYKKRPIYWLFTSGKRRAFGAFMYLHRYTPDTLARLRTDYLLELQVKLEAELTRAVDDLERATGANRKKAETRVKDLRGDLEEIRAYQAKVQDVADRRIELDLDDGVAYNYTRFKGLVYEGADLKMADLEKKAQWKLDLLAQQAKPLVSTD, from the coding sequence GTGAATCGAAGTGCCATCAAGAAGTTCGCCACGTGGGCCCGTGTCGCTCTGCGCGACGGGGCCAAAGCTCGCTTAAGTCAATTCGGCATCACCGAGAAGGGGGTCATGTCGGCCCGGCGCATCGAAGGTGGTCTCATCATCGGCGACCGCATCCTTACGCTGGAGACGCACGAAGTCGGGCAGTACCACGACCTCCTCGCGCACCTAGCGCGCACGAGCTACGCGCACGTCGTGGACGAAATCGCGTACACGTGGTTCAACCGCATTGCCGCCCTGCGCTACATGGAACTCAACGACCTCAGCGAGCGCGTCTTGAGTTCGAGCGCAGGCGGCGTCGAACCTGACCTACTCGTGAACGCTGATCTCCTCGCAAGTTCCGGGGACCTGGAAGGCGTCACCCTCGTCAACCTCGAAGCGTGGCGGGGAAGCGCGCCCGCCGGGCAAGAGCGTGAGTTCGTGTACCGCAAGTTGCTCGTCGCGCAGTCCCGCGCCCTGAGGACCGCCCTGCCCTTCTTGTTCGAAGGCAAGCTGTACCTCGAACTGTTCACGCCCGCGAACCTGTTGCACAGCGACGGCGTTCTACGCCGCATGATCACAGACATCCCCGAGGAAGACTGGCAGGACATCGAGATTGTCGGGTGGTTGTACCAGTTCTACATCAGCGACCGCAAAGACGAGGTGATGGGTCAGAAGGGCAAGTACGCCGTCGAGGACATTCCCGCCGCGACGCAACTGTTCACGCCACACTGGATCGTGCGGTACATGGTGGAGAACTCCCTCGGACGCGTGTGGCTCGAAGCGCACCCGGACAGCACACTGCGCGAGTACATGCCATATTACCTCGAAAGCGAAAACGAGCCGCCCCCCGCGAACCCCGACCTTCGGCCCGAAGACCTCAAGGTCATGGACCCCGCGTGTGGCAGCGGGCACATCCTCGTGTACGCCTTCGACCTCCTCGCGCACATCTACCGCGAGCGAGGGTACAGCGACCGTGAGATTCCCGAGCTCATCCTCACGCACAACCTCCACGGCGTCGACATTGACGAGCGCGCCGCGCAACTTGCATCGTTTGCCGTCACCATGAAAGCTGCGGGCCTGAACCGCCGCGTTTTGCGCCGCCCGCCGAACCTCAATGTCGCCCAAGTCAAGAGCACGCGGGGTCTCAATTTACCCACTGTGCCCGTATCCGGCTTCGACAAGAAAGCGTGGGAAGCGCTCGTCACCGCCTTCCGAGACGCTGACCACCTCGGTAGTCTCATCATGCCACCCGAATTCTACCCTGAGACGTTGAGGGGGCAGTTGAAAGCGTTGGAGCAAAGTGGGGCGTTGCTGGAAGAAGGTTTGCTTGAGAACTTGAATGACCTGTTGAAGCAAGCGGAATTGTTGCAGCAGAAGTATGATGCGGTGGTAGCAAATCCGCCATACATGGGAAGCGACAGATTTCACCCCCTACTGTACACTTTTATTGAGTCTCATTACAGGAATGCACTGCCCGACCTCTACGCAGCAATGATGCTGAGATGTATAAGCATGACCATCCATAACGGGGTTATGTCTATGATCAATCAAAGCGCCTGGATTTATTTATCAACATTTAAGTCTTTGAGAAAGGATTTGATCGGATCCATCTACATCAGCAATCTTTTGCACTTAGGAACTCGGACCTTCCCTGAAATATCAGGTGAGGTAGTGCAAAACGTCGCATTTTGCGTAACACCATCTCAACAGAAATCTACAAGTCTCTTTATAGATTTAACGGGCGGCACGAGTTCGGAGGACAAGAGGCAGATTTTTCTATCACGTGAACATAGGTATAGAAAAACACTACAAGAATTCACGCATATTGATGGATATGTGTTTGCATATTGGCTATCAGCAAAGATGATCGAATCCATGAGTATTAGCAGGCTAAAGGATTATGGATCTGCTAGGCAAGGAATTAAGACTGGAGACAATACTCGCTTCTTGAGATATTGGTACGAGGTAAACAATGTAGACATACAAAGCACGTGGTATTACTGCACCAAAGGAGGACCCTTTAGGCGATGGTACGGCAATAACGAGTATGTATTAAATTGGAAGAACAGCGGTCGTGAGATACGCAATTTCAAGGATCATGAAGGTAGACTTAAGAGTAGACCACAAAACACGCATTTATTCTTTAAAATGGGCTTCACCTGGTCTTCTATCTCGTCCGGGCCTTTTTCAGCACGCTATACGCCAGAAGGTTTCACATTTGAGTCGACGGGCTCAATGTACTTCCCAATAGGCGCGGACATCTTTCGAATTCTTGGGTACGTGAACTCCAAAGTTGCCCAAGAAGTTTTTAAAGTTACCGCCCCCGATCTTCATTATACGGAAGGAGCATTGCAGTCGCTGCCATACCTTACGGATGCTGGCCGGGATACTGAAGTGAGTTCCGCAATTGAAATTTCTAAACATGATTGGGACAACTTCGAGAACTCGTGGGACTTCCAAACCCATCCTCTTCTGCGTCATAACACCTCATTTCTGTTCGACGCCTTCGCCGCTTGGCAGCAGCAATCTGAGGACGCCTTCCAGGAACTCAAACGCCTCGAAGAAGAAAACAACCGCTACTGGATCGACGCCTACGGCTTGCAAGACGAACTCACGCCCGACGTGCCCGACGAGCAGATCACCATCCGCCACGCCCATCGTGAGCGTGACGCGAAATCGCTCATCTCGTACGCCGTGGGCTGCATGATGGGCCGTTATAGCCTCGACATGCCTGGCCTCGTCCACGCCGGGCAACCGTTCAACCCGAGCAAGCACACGACCTTCCCTGCGGACAAAGACGGCATCCTGCCAATCACGAGTGCGCCCTTCTTCGAAGACGACCTCGCCGCACGCTTTACGGACTTCCTACGTATCGCCTACGGCCCCGAGAAGCTCGAGGAGAACCTTCGCTGGATCGCCGAGTCGCTGGGCCTCAAAGGCAACGAGAATGCCCGGGACCGCATTCGGCGGTACTTCGTGTCGGAGTTCGTGTCAGACCACGTACAGACGTACAAGAAGCGACCGATCTACTGGCTGTTCACGAGCGGGAAACGTCGCGCGTTCGGCGCGTTCATGTACCTGCACCGTTACACGCCCGACACGCTCGCACGCCTGCGCACGGATTACCTGCTGGAGTTGCAAGTGAAGCTCGAAGCGGAATTGACGCGCGCCGTCGACGACCTCGAACGTGCGACGGGCGCGAACCGCAAGAAGGCCGAGACGCGCGTGAAGGACCTCCGCGGGGACCTCGAGGAGATCCGCGCGTACCAAGCGAAAGTGCAAGACGTCGCCGACCGCCGCATCGAACTCGACCTCGACGACGGCGTGGCGTACAACTACACGCGCTTCAAAGGACTCGTGTACGAAGGCGCGGACCTCAAAATGGCCGACCTTGAGAAGAAAGCGCAGTGGAAGCTCGACCTGCTCGCGCAGCAAGCCAAGCCCCTCGTCAGCACCGATTGA
- the brxC gene encoding BREX system P-loop protein BrxC: MTIIGTTIGELFKKDIHRDINGVIKVGQLDDAHVQQELEEYIVTSELAGHFDTLFNHYAASFRNPTDKIGIWISGFFGSGKSHFLKIVSYLLANRVVADRPAVEYFTGKFADPMVHSAVARVAAAGPTTDVILFNIDSVADANSKADKEAIVRVFQKVFDNHLGYLGSVPGIANLERQLDARGELAAFKTAFEEATLTSWHSGREAFDFYRDEAIGAIVSVCRLSEESARRLVDSTIDGATTLSVQDFARRVNAYIDAKGSSQRVVFMIDEVGQYIGENSDLMLNLQTVAEDLGTICAGRAWVFVTSQEAIDQITKQDRMRAQDFSKIQGRFTPRARVNLSSTNTDEVIKLRLLDKRDDLKADLAALYADKDVALRNLIRFTEDAADMPGYRSEASFVAAYPFVPYQFTLLQRSFTAIRSMGSSGKHLASGERSMLDAFQLAAMSVAKHELGALVPFHAFYGAVAGFLDNDVKTVIGQARGNAALEAHDVDLLQTLFLVKYVKELRTNLENLTTLSLTHVDQNRLELRRRVEGSLARLEKQTLVARSGDEYSFLTNEEQDVGREIKTVDVEPGELTDELQKLVFEEVYAEKRVRLDARHQYGVYRKLDDRMYGLQSGELGVHVLTPDADRYAELSDDGAAMLFTGGGTELLVRLPNDDTLGRELRALVQTTKYVLRKNTSTLSPTLRRIIDDRREENREREKRVLDLLRGLIAGSALFANAARVEVKASDPREVVNAGLRKLVENAFNKLGYVKSPFDSLAQVQSALTRLDDSQTLDQDTPNHLAHSELRTFLRNEGLAHRKVTVRNLVDRFTRRPFGWTDLDVLGVLAETLARGEVELRHANAPANLADKNLAANLSAVRKQDEYTLRLAEVVDPAQLRVARDVAKDLLDSAVVPIEAAPLRDKVLEAAAKHTATLKKYLERAATGPYPFKDAMTTAVVSLQGLVDARSPAEFVAKTAKLKDDLEDAMATLEDAGKFFERNIATFDAFVRDLDKLSGDLPHVTDAALLANVDRARAILQEKNPSQALYQNSKILAPVLEHVAELLAERKKAALSAWQAETTHLTEIARDLPQDRRAPITKPLLALKSEIEKATSIDAVLARQGWIAERARGVEGALIDAYNTWLQEQAGPKDTKRDEVESDIKPKTIRKVRVAHLAKKPLLETAEDVEAYLAALRAELLTAINSGDHIRLE; this comes from the coding sequence ATGACGATCATCGGCACCACCATCGGCGAGCTGTTCAAGAAAGACATCCACCGGGACATCAACGGCGTCATCAAAGTCGGGCAACTCGACGACGCGCACGTGCAACAAGAACTCGAAGAGTACATTGTCACCAGCGAGCTCGCCGGGCACTTCGACACGCTCTTCAACCATTACGCCGCGTCCTTCCGCAATCCCACGGACAAGATCGGCATTTGGATCTCCGGCTTCTTCGGGTCGGGCAAATCGCACTTCCTGAAGATCGTGTCGTACCTGCTCGCGAACCGCGTCGTCGCCGACCGACCCGCCGTCGAGTACTTCACGGGCAAGTTCGCCGACCCGATGGTGCACTCGGCGGTGGCGCGCGTCGCGGCCGCCGGACCGACCACCGACGTGATCCTCTTCAACATCGACTCGGTCGCGGACGCGAACTCCAAAGCGGACAAGGAAGCGATCGTGCGGGTCTTCCAGAAGGTGTTCGACAATCACCTCGGGTACCTCGGGAGCGTGCCGGGCATCGCGAACCTCGAGCGGCAACTCGACGCGCGCGGTGAACTCGCCGCGTTCAAAACCGCGTTCGAAGAAGCGACGCTCACGTCGTGGCACAGCGGCCGTGAAGCGTTCGACTTCTACCGTGACGAAGCGATCGGCGCCATCGTCAGCGTGTGCCGCCTCAGCGAGGAGTCCGCGCGGCGCCTCGTCGACTCGACCATCGACGGCGCGACGACCCTCAGCGTGCAAGACTTCGCGCGGCGCGTGAACGCGTACATCGACGCGAAAGGGTCCTCGCAGCGCGTGGTGTTCATGATCGATGAAGTCGGGCAGTACATCGGCGAGAACAGCGACCTGATGCTGAATCTTCAGACGGTCGCGGAGGACCTCGGCACGATCTGCGCGGGGCGCGCGTGGGTGTTCGTCACGTCCCAAGAAGCGATCGACCAGATCACGAAGCAAGACCGCATGCGCGCCCAGGACTTCTCGAAAATTCAAGGGCGGTTCACGCCGAGGGCGCGCGTGAACTTGTCGAGCACGAACACCGACGAAGTCATCAAGCTGCGCCTGCTCGACAAACGCGACGACCTCAAAGCGGATCTCGCCGCCTTGTACGCCGACAAGGACGTCGCCTTGCGCAACCTCATCCGCTTCACGGAGGACGCGGCGGACATGCCCGGCTACCGCAGCGAAGCGAGTTTCGTCGCGGCGTACCCGTTCGTGCCGTACCAGTTCACCCTGCTGCAACGGTCCTTCACGGCGATTCGCTCGATGGGATCGAGCGGCAAGCACCTCGCGAGCGGTGAGCGCAGCATGCTCGACGCGTTTCAACTCGCCGCGATGAGCGTCGCGAAGCACGAACTCGGCGCGCTCGTACCCTTCCACGCCTTTTACGGCGCCGTCGCGGGCTTCCTCGACAACGACGTCAAGACCGTCATCGGGCAAGCGCGTGGGAACGCCGCGCTCGAAGCGCACGACGTGGACCTCCTACAGACGCTGTTCCTCGTGAAGTACGTCAAGGAACTGCGCACGAACCTCGAGAACCTCACGACGCTCAGCCTCACGCACGTCGACCAGAACCGCTTGGAGCTGCGCCGCCGCGTCGAAGGCAGCCTCGCGCGCCTGGAGAAGCAGACGCTCGTAGCGCGCAGCGGCGACGAGTACAGCTTCCTCACGAACGAAGAGCAAGATGTCGGCCGGGAAATCAAAACGGTGGACGTGGAACCGGGCGAGCTCACGGACGAACTGCAAAAACTCGTGTTCGAGGAAGTGTACGCCGAGAAGCGCGTGCGGCTCGACGCGCGTCACCAGTACGGGGTGTACCGCAAGCTCGACGACCGCATGTACGGCCTTCAAAGCGGGGAGCTCGGCGTGCACGTCCTCACGCCGGACGCCGACCGTTACGCGGAACTCAGCGATGACGGCGCGGCGATGCTGTTCACGGGCGGCGGCACGGAACTCCTCGTGCGCCTCCCGAACGACGACACGCTCGGGCGGGAGTTGCGGGCGCTGGTGCAGACGACGAAGTACGTGCTGCGCAAGAACACCTCCACCCTCTCGCCGACGCTGCGGCGCATCATCGACGATCGCCGTGAAGAAAACCGCGAGCGGGAGAAACGCGTGCTCGATCTCCTGCGCGGCCTCATCGCCGGGTCGGCGTTGTTCGCGAACGCCGCGCGCGTCGAGGTGAAAGCCAGCGACCCTCGCGAAGTCGTGAACGCGGGCTTGCGCAAACTCGTCGAGAACGCCTTCAACAAACTCGGGTACGTCAAGAGTCCCTTCGACTCCCTCGCGCAAGTGCAAAGCGCGTTGACACGCCTCGACGATTCGCAGACGCTCGACCAGGACACCCCGAATCACCTCGCGCACTCGGAGCTACGCACCTTCCTCAGAAACGAAGGCCTCGCGCACCGCAAAGTCACCGTCCGCAACCTCGTGGACCGTTTCACGCGCCGCCCGTTCGGTTGGACAGACCTCGACGTGCTCGGCGTCCTCGCCGAAACGCTCGCGCGTGGCGAGGTCGAACTGCGCCACGCGAACGCGCCCGCGAATCTCGCCGACAAGAACCTCGCGGCGAACCTCAGCGCGGTCCGCAAGCAAGACGAGTACACGCTGCGCCTCGCCGAAGTCGTCGATCCCGCCCAGCTGCGCGTCGCCCGCGACGTCGCCAAGGACCTGCTCGACTCGGCGGTCGTGCCCATCGAAGCCGCGCCGCTGCGCGACAAAGTCCTCGAAGCCGCCGCGAAGCACACGGCGACGCTGAAGAAGTACCTGGAGCGCGCCGCGACCGGCCCGTACCCGTTCAAGGACGCCATGACGACCGCCGTAGTGTCCTTGCAAGGCCTCGTGGACGCGCGTTCGCCCGCCGAGTTCGTCGCGAAAACCGCCAAGTTGAAGGACGACCTTGAAGACGCCATGGCCACCTTGGAAGACGCGGGTAAGTTCTTCGAGCGCAACATCGCGACGTTCGACGCGTTCGTGCGCGACCTCGACAAGCTCAGCGGAGACCTACCGCACGTCACGGACGCTGCCCTGCTCGCGAACGTCGACCGGGCGCGCGCCATCCTGCAAGAAAAGAACCCGTCGCAAGCGCTGTATCAGAACTCGAAGATCCTCGCCCCGGTCCTCGAGCATGTCGCCGAGCTGCTCGCCGAGCGCAAGAAGGCCGCCTTGAGCGCGTGGCAAGCGGAGACGACGCACCTCACCGAGATCGCACGCGACCTTCCGCAGGACCGCCGCGCGCCCATCACGAAGCCGCTCCTCGCCCTGAAGAGTGAGATCGAGAAGGCGACGTCCATCGACGCGGTCCTCGCTCGGCAAGGTTGGATCGCCGAGCGCGCCCGTGGCGTCGAAGGTGCTCTGATCGACGCCTACAACACTTGGCTGCAAGAGCAAGCAGGGCCAAAGGACACGAAGCGCGACGAAGTCGAGTCTGACATCAAGCCGAAGACGATCCGCAAGGTTCGCGTCGCTCATCTCGCCAAGAAGCCCTTGCTGGAGACCGCCGAAGACGTCGAAGCGTACCTCGCTGCCCTTCGCGCCGAACTGCTCACTGCCATCAATAGTGGCGATCACATCCGACTGGAGTAA
- a CDS encoding winged-helix domain-containing protein has translation MTERDTFSSEPFPMIDFAVRVLRWLASRPPGARATSSEIAGELGVTDPSVVRQACAAWKVGGTKGSGYDLDTLRDTLSRGLLPDGPVRVSSDGLGAFETLLRRFVPSVFVAWSNAEDAEAHLVGQDAWDTLPAFLPVFALGVERSDARGSVTLADAVRLTQVTRVMTRGVPEPTAWRMRRLLDALNEATLPILSSTDVAALIDVPSHTLRKDLSLLELEAGVQGIGLYRTRLVEGLRATFGFANAAAEHVVVVPNSDLGRAWASEPPRAAFPLDARVRVAFHDENVPLRADGSLTVVSTDDVTLPFADDAVRLAFGPNTAWTDLAFDVTNAFLHFLVRVPRRASDTPASLPSPVRPSHMDLPLGDVAMDVPPSSPHLEVPPVTEPTVSPKAAAYLDFLSEEGFRPQLDQDGDVSFKFEGGHYVLFTRDPDPRFFHLLYPFFFEHDPDEDGPRVLATAMHVTKDVKVAKVYPAGGNDVSASVELFLPNADDFKAVLSQSLSALQYAVRQFRAAMQAN, from the coding sequence GTGACGGAACGCGACACCTTTTCGAGCGAGCCGTTCCCGATGATCGACTTCGCGGTGCGGGTCTTGCGCTGGCTCGCCTCGCGTCCGCCCGGCGCGCGGGCGACGTCGTCTGAGATCGCAGGCGAGCTCGGCGTGACCGATCCGAGCGTCGTACGGCAAGCGTGCGCCGCGTGGAAGGTGGGCGGCACGAAAGGATCGGGGTACGACCTCGACACGCTGCGCGACACGCTGTCGCGCGGGCTGCTGCCGGACGGGCCGGTGCGCGTGTCAAGCGACGGCCTCGGCGCCTTCGAGACGCTCTTACGCCGCTTCGTGCCGAGCGTGTTCGTGGCGTGGTCGAACGCGGAAGATGCAGAAGCGCACCTCGTCGGCCAGGACGCCTGGGACACGCTTCCCGCGTTCCTTCCGGTGTTCGCCCTCGGCGTCGAACGCTCGGACGCGCGGGGCAGCGTGACGTTGGCGGACGCGGTGCGCCTCACGCAAGTCACGCGGGTCATGACGCGCGGCGTGCCCGAACCGACCGCGTGGCGCATGCGGCGCTTGCTGGACGCCTTGAACGAAGCGACCCTGCCGATCCTCTCCTCGACGGACGTGGCGGCGCTCATCGACGTGCCCAGTCACACCCTGCGCAAGGACTTGTCGCTGCTGGAGTTGGAAGCGGGCGTGCAAGGCATCGGCCTCTACCGCACGCGGCTCGTCGAAGGGTTGCGCGCGACGTTCGGCTTCGCGAACGCGGCGGCCGAGCACGTCGTGGTCGTGCCGAACTCCGACCTCGGTCGCGCGTGGGCGAGCGAGCCGCCACGCGCGGCGTTCCCGTTGGACGCGCGCGTGCGCGTGGCGTTCCACGACGAGAACGTGCCGCTCCGCGCGGACGGTTCGCTCACCGTGGTGTCCACGGATGACGTGACGCTGCCGTTCGCGGACGACGCCGTGCGCCTCGCGTTCGGTCCGAACACCGCGTGGACGGACTTGGCGTTCGACGTCACGAACGCCTTCTTGCACTTCCTGGTGCGCGTTCCACGACGGGCGAGCGACACGCCCGCCTCCCTCCCCTCCCCCGTGCGTCCTTCCCACATGGACCTGCCGCTGGGCGACGTCGCTATGGACGTTCCGCCTTCTTCTCCTCACCTGGAGGTGCCTCCTGTGACCGAACCGACCGTATCGCCGAAAGCCGCCGCGTACCTCGACTTCCTTTCCGAGGAAGGCTTCCGCCCGCAACTCGACCAGGACGGCGACGTCAGCTTCAAGTTCGAAGGCGGGCATTACGTGCTGTTCACGCGCGATCCCGACCCGCGGTTCTTTCACTTGCTGTACCCGTTCTTCTTCGAGCACGACCCGGACGAAGACGGACCGCGCGTGCTCGCCACGGCGATGCACGTCACGAAGGACGTGAAAGTCGCGAAAGTCTACCCGGCGGGCGGCAACGACGTGAGTGCGAGCGTGGAGTTGTTCTTGCCGAACGCGGACGACTTCAAAGCGGTGCTGTCGCAGTCGTTGAGCGCGTTGCAGTACGCCGTGCGGCAGTTTCGCGCGGCGATGCAGGCGAATTGA